A region of Deinococcus rubellus DNA encodes the following proteins:
- a CDS encoding ribonucleotide reductase stimulatory protein produces the protein MQLVYDSLTGNVRRFAQDLARQLGGAPLFDVREAHTLPDEDYLLLTYTFGTGGVPVSTQAFMQQRAARLCGVVSSGSFHWGHNFARAADVIAGQYGVPVVAKVNKAGSAADRVRVLDWISEHRV, from the coding sequence ATGCAGCTCGTCTATGATTCGCTGACCGGCAACGTGCGCCGCTTCGCCCAGGATCTGGCGCGGCAACTCGGCGGCGCTCCGCTGTTCGACGTGCGGGAGGCGCACACCCTGCCCGATGAGGATTATCTACTGCTGACCTACACCTTCGGCACCGGGGGCGTGCCCGTCAGCACCCAGGCGTTCATGCAGCAGCGGGCCGCACGCCTGTGCGGGGTGGTGTCGAGCGGTTCGTTTCACTGGGGTCATAACTTCGCCCGCGCCGCCGACGTGATCGCCGGGCAGTACGGCGTGCCGGTGGTTGCCAAGGTCAATAAAGCGGGCAGCGCCGCAGACCGTGTGCGGGTCCTCGACTGGATCAGCGAGCACAGAGTGTGA
- a CDS encoding response regulator, with translation MSALILIVEDEPHLADVLEAYARQEGFRSERAADGNAALTLYRAAKPDLVLLDIMLPGKNGLDVLRAIRADSDTPVILVTARAEESDHIVGLELGADDYVVKPFRPREVMARVRAVLRRASAVLENGQDTPLRVGPLDIDRRAVSATVHGKELQLTPTEFRLLSHLAAAPGRAFTREELLEAALPDSDALERVVDAHLAGARRKLEAAGAAGLLHTVRGVGYRLSEL, from the coding sequence ATGAGCGCCCTGATTCTGATTGTCGAAGACGAGCCGCATCTGGCCGATGTGCTGGAAGCCTACGCCAGGCAGGAGGGCTTTCGCAGCGAGCGCGCCGCCGACGGCAACGCGGCCCTGACCTTATATAGGGCCGCCAAACCCGATCTGGTGCTGCTCGACATCATGCTGCCGGGCAAGAACGGGCTGGACGTGCTGCGGGCCATCCGCGCCGACAGCGACACCCCGGTTATTCTGGTGACGGCCCGCGCTGAGGAGAGTGACCACATCGTTGGCCTGGAACTCGGCGCGGACGATTACGTGGTCAAGCCGTTCCGGCCCCGCGAGGTGATGGCGCGGGTACGGGCGGTGCTGCGCCGCGCTTCCGCCGTACTCGAAAACGGCCAGGACACCCCGCTGCGGGTGGGGCCGCTCGATATTGACCGGCGGGCCGTGAGCGCAACCGTCCACGGCAAGGAATTGCAGCTCACCCCCACCGAGTTCCGGCTGCTCTCTCACCTGGCCGCCGCACCGGGCCGGGCCTTTACCCGTGAGGAACTGCTCGAAGCCGCCCTGCCCGACTCCGACGCCCTGGAGCGGGTGGTGGACGCCCACCTGGCCGGAGCGCGGCGCAAGCTCGAGGCGGCGGGCGCGGCGGGGCTCCTGCATACCGTGCGCGGCGTGGGCTACCGTCTCTCTGAGTTGTAG
- a CDS encoding ribonucleotide-diphosphate reductase subunit beta gives MSPFSAANWSEPEDSFSTTFYEKYTSQLWFPEEIPLSNDALTWKALGDEERWTYIHASAGLNALDTLQGEIGMPVLSDLIEGHIRKATLQFQATMENIHARSYSLMNKTFLSTSEEREVFEWIRTQPQLQFKISFIQGVFADPDISNLGLWKKLAVSCMLETALFYSGFFYPLYMAGQGRMVSAGEIFNLIILDEALHGVYVALLAQEKFNLMNPAEQAYAKAWYNQTLQTLYQNELAYTDVLYAGVNLTGEVKRFIRFNCNVLADNLALERPFPDEEINPVVQNGIEARGTTHDFFSAKGSSYSKVRVETLSDADVEAIWAGGFPDLNASSQAVRVSHD, from the coding sequence ATGTCCCCTTTCTCTGCGGCCAACTGGTCTGAACCTGAAGACAGCTTTTCGACTACCTTTTACGAAAAGTACACCTCCCAACTGTGGTTTCCTGAAGAAATTCCACTGAGCAACGATGCCCTGACCTGGAAGGCGCTCGGTGATGAAGAACGCTGGACGTATATTCACGCCTCAGCGGGCCTGAATGCTTTAGACACGTTGCAAGGTGAAATCGGAATGCCGGTGCTGAGCGATCTGATCGAGGGTCATATCAGAAAGGCCACGCTCCAGTTTCAAGCGACGATGGAGAATATCCATGCCCGCAGCTACAGCCTGATGAACAAAACCTTCCTGTCGACCAGCGAGGAGCGCGAGGTCTTTGAGTGGATCAGGACTCAGCCGCAATTGCAATTCAAAATCAGCTTCATTCAGGGGGTCTTTGCTGATCCTGACATTTCCAATCTGGGCTTGTGGAAGAAACTGGCCGTGTCGTGCATGTTGGAGACGGCCCTCTTTTACAGCGGCTTTTTCTATCCGCTCTACATGGCCGGGCAGGGCCGGATGGTGTCGGCGGGCGAGATCTTTAACCTGATTATTCTGGATGAAGCGCTGCACGGCGTGTATGTGGCGCTGCTGGCCCAGGAAAAGTTCAATTTGATGAATCCCGCCGAGCAGGCCTACGCCAAAGCCTGGTACAACCAGACCTTGCAAACCCTTTACCAGAACGAACTCGCTTACACCGACGTGCTCTATGCGGGTGTGAATCTGACCGGCGAGGTCAAGCGCTTCATCCGCTTCAACTGCAATGTGCTGGCCGATAACCTGGCCCTGGAGCGCCCCTTTCCCGACGAGGAGATCAACCCGGTGGTGCAAAACGGCATCGAGGCACGCGGCACCACCCACGACTTTTTCAGCGCCAAGGGCAGCAGCTACAGCAAGGTGCGGGTCGAAACGCTGAGCGACGCCGACGTGGAAGCCATCTGGGCGGGCGGGTTCCCGGATCTGAACGCTTCCAGTCAGGCCGTGCGGGTAAGCCATGACTGA
- a CDS encoding glycoside hydrolase family 3 protein has product MTRFPQAPHAGALLMVDIPGPNLDPETADYLRSNGIRAVCLFGKNVESGLQLRSLCRDLRAVMGEEALIAIDHEGGAIVRPTFWPAPPSAMSLGHAGDPALTEAVSAALARQLRSVGINWNFAPVLDVNVNPENPVIAERSYGDSPERVARHGAAALRGLTREGVAGCVKHFPGHGDTRLDSHRALPRVGKSRAELDALELAPFRACLGIAPAVMTAHIIYDALDTEHPATLSRPILSGLLREAWRYDGVIITDSMGMQAIDAHYGRGEAAVMSLNAGADMVMALGRRGAQQVTLDAVQAALDDGLEVSDKLTRLSELARRFPVQIDEAAVQPDDEALFRQAWARGLGLVGDPQPIVPGRRLLLVAQRRTARENVSEASVEAQILADELGGWYSVDLHAYDDPAELDWAQLRRDAGDRPLILATTQRHRQAALGSATPDLHLAFYNPYSALDIAAPAVQSFGFQPLARAAVWDWLRGKTP; this is encoded by the coding sequence ATGACCCGCTTTCCCCAAGCGCCGCACGCCGGGGCCCTCCTGATGGTGGACATTCCCGGCCCTAACCTCGACCCCGAAACCGCCGATTACCTGCGCTCGAACGGCATCCGGGCGGTATGTCTGTTCGGCAAGAATGTGGAGAGCGGGTTGCAATTGCGCTCTCTGTGCCGGGATCTCAGGGCGGTGATGGGCGAAGAGGCATTGATCGCCATCGACCACGAGGGCGGCGCAATCGTGCGCCCGACGTTCTGGCCTGCGCCGCCCAGCGCCATGAGTCTGGGCCACGCGGGCGACCCTGCCCTGACCGAAGCGGTGTCGGCGGCCCTGGCGCGGCAACTCAGATCGGTGGGCATCAACTGGAATTTCGCCCCGGTGCTGGACGTGAACGTGAACCCCGAGAATCCGGTGATCGCCGAGCGCTCCTACGGCGACTCGCCGGAGCGGGTCGCCCGGCACGGCGCGGCGGCCCTGCGCGGCCTGACGCGGGAAGGTGTGGCAGGCTGCGTCAAGCACTTTCCCGGCCACGGCGACACCCGGCTCGACTCGCACCGTGCCCTGCCGCGCGTCGGCAAGTCCCGCGCCGAGCTGGACGCCCTGGAACTCGCGCCGTTCCGGGCCTGTCTGGGTATTGCCCCCGCCGTGATGACCGCCCACATCATTTACGACGCGCTGGACACCGAGCATCCGGCCACCCTGTCGCGGCCCATTCTGAGTGGGCTGTTGCGTGAGGCGTGGCGCTACGACGGCGTGATCATCACCGACAGCATGGGGATGCAGGCCATTGACGCCCATTACGGGCGCGGCGAGGCGGCGGTCATGAGCCTGAACGCTGGAGCCGACATGGTCATGGCGCTGGGGCGGCGAGGGGCCCAGCAGGTTACCCTGGACGCGGTGCAGGCCGCGCTGGACGATGGTCTGGAGGTGTCCGACAAGCTGACCCGGCTCTCTGAACTGGCCCGGCGCTTTCCGGTGCAGATCGATGAAGCGGCGGTGCAACCGGACGACGAGGCGCTCTTCCGGCAGGCCTGGGCGCGGGGTCTGGGCCTGGTCGGCGATCCGCAGCCAATTGTGCCGGGCCGCCGTCTGCTGCTGGTGGCCCAGCGCCGGACCGCGCGCGAGAACGTCAGCGAGGCCAGTGTGGAGGCCCAGATTCTGGCAGATGAACTCGGCGGGTGGTACAGCGTGGACCTGCACGCCTACGACGACCCCGCCGAACTGGACTGGGCGCAGTTGCGCCGGGACGCGGGGGACCGCCCGCTGATTCTGGCGACCACCCAGCGCCACCGTCAGGCTGCCCTGGGGAGCGCCACACCCGATCTGCACCTGGCCTTCTACAATCCCTACAGTGCGCTGGACATTGCCGCCCCTGCCGTGCAGAGTTTCGGCTTCCAGCCCCTGGCACGGGCGGCGGTATGGGACTGGCTGCGCGGCAAAACCCCTTGA
- a CDS encoding cytochrome P450 produces the protein MNFSDLPQPRPLPFSGHLQRWGSSPLSLIEEGAALGQLFGLQLGLRTVVGYSPAWNKRLLSDLTTFRSAGSFSAVVPYLSGGVILTDAPGHGPRRQTMNPGFGKKHLELLQARIVSALEQHNRQALSAPEFDALAWADGAVLAMLNAAYFSGEFPQELMHAFLAPLRQPFPTPAWPRPLLFARFDAELRRLAGRRLREGGDDLLSLLARLPGGVREARISLAAGHDTTTHTLAWATWFLAGHPEWQAPEHHRAVIKETLRLYPPGWMGSRRLAHDTEFGGVTLPKGALALYSPYLSGRDPLLWERAAEFWPLRWQAGFKPPAWAYLPFGGGERLCLGMHLANLMLETALGSLPPLSAVRGDPTPRPGVTLGPAGPLRVRARDEGPPTSRGGGCDIRTVEDIT, from the coding sequence TTGAACTTCAGCGATTTGCCGCAGCCCCGGCCCCTGCCTTTTTCCGGCCACCTGCAACGCTGGGGCAGCTCGCCGCTCTCACTCATCGAGGAGGGCGCGGCGCTGGGCCAATTATTCGGGCTGCAACTGGGCCTGAGGACCGTCGTCGGCTACTCGCCCGCCTGGAACAAGCGGCTGCTGAGTGACCTCACCACTTTTCGCAGCGCGGGCAGCTTCTCGGCGGTGGTGCCCTACCTCTCGGGCGGCGTCATCCTGACCGACGCGCCGGGGCACGGCCCGCGCCGCCAGACGATGAATCCTGGGTTCGGCAAAAAGCATCTGGAGTTGTTGCAAGCGCGTATCGTATCGGCGCTGGAGCAGCACAACCGGCAGGCACTCAGCGCGCCCGAGTTCGACGCCCTGGCCTGGGCTGACGGGGCGGTGCTGGCGATGCTCAACGCGGCCTACTTCAGCGGCGAGTTTCCCCAGGAACTCATGCACGCCTTTCTGGCCCCGCTGCGGCAACCCTTTCCGACCCCCGCCTGGCCGCGCCCGCTGCTGTTTGCCCGCTTCGACGCCGAGCTGCGGCGGCTGGCCGGGCGGCGGCTCAGGGAGGGCGGCGACGACCTGCTCTCTCTTCTCGCCCGGCTGCCCGGCGGCGTGCGCGAGGCCCGCATCTCGCTGGCGGCGGGCCACGACACCACCACCCACACCCTGGCCTGGGCCACCTGGTTTCTGGCGGGCCACCCTGAGTGGCAGGCCCCCGAGCACCACCGGGCCGTCATCAAGGAAACCCTGCGCCTGTACCCGCCCGGCTGGATGGGCAGCCGCCGCCTGGCCCACGACACCGAATTTGGGGGCGTGACGCTGCCCAAAGGGGCGCTGGCCCTCTACAGCCCCTACCTGAGCGGGCGTGACCCCTTGCTGTGGGAGCGGGCAGCCGAGTTCTGGCCGCTGCGCTGGCAGGCCGGATTCAAGCCCCCGGCCTGGGCCTACCTGCCGTTCGGCGGCGGCGAGAGGTTGTGTCTGGGCATGCACCTGGCGAACCTGATGCTGGAGACGGCGCTGGGCAGCCTGCCGCCGCTGAGCGCCGTGCGCGGCGACCCGACCCCCCGCCCTGGCGTGACGCTGGGACCGGCGGGGCCGCTGAGAGTGCGAGCAAGGGATGAAGGCCCGCCAACCAGCCGGGGTGGGGGGTGTGATATCAGAACGGTGGAGGATATTACATGA
- a CDS encoding thioredoxin fold domain-containing protein, whose translation MTEALTKPFVLLTQNDCPNCERLKMMLSKPLKGQFDDQIVMVHRQNDVDEFTALTAAHHIQTTPALLHLPSGRVLLNMGGLGEVQRFLAN comes from the coding sequence ATGACTGAAGCCCTGACTAAACCCTTCGTGCTGCTGACCCAGAACGACTGTCCCAACTGCGAGCGCCTCAAGATGATGCTCTCCAAGCCGCTCAAGGGCCAATTCGACGACCAGATCGTCATGGTTCACCGCCAGAACGACGTCGACGAGTTCACCGCCTTGACCGCCGCGCACCACATCCAGACGACCCCGGCGCTGCTGCATCTGCCGTCGGGTCGGGTGCTGCTCAACATGGGCGGGCTGGGCGAGGTTCAGCGCTTTCTGGCGAACTGA
- a CDS encoding TolC family protein, whose protein sequence is MRRLALTLALLLGAASLPEAAAQSASPPAPTTQAAPAATSLTLADALARLSSAPQVVQANLALSRAQRDLDAAQAGLSLNVTVGGNASYSSAAASAGSTGTGSGGTSGSGGSGGSGLNGSLNLKATAGVLPWASNRTALAAAQRSLNYAKAVRQENINTARSNVVQQYQSAYLSQLDLQVAAQNLQSAQQTLSAVQLQRSQQNATQESELQAQASLQTAQASQQAARTALDTARRSLSATLGTDLSAATFGSAPDLPSSLDAAGLTGLGLGDVNALVAQAIANSSDVVQAQNTLASAQDTLEQQQRDRSLPDLTLSANYGPGGGGLGAGLSLKDGTANVGYTQPLNANSAASSLSLSVSGSYTIYGPAANAQIASTQAQVSQAELSLTLARQTAELGVRQQYGDTLTALGAVTAKVTLQQRADVALQTAQARLAAGTGTQNDVTSAQAADAQAQRDTQAARTAAALSILKLQLAAGGPQ, encoded by the coding sequence ATGCGTCGTCTAGCCCTGACCCTCGCTCTGCTCCTCGGCGCGGCCAGTCTGCCGGAAGCCGCTGCCCAGAGCGCCTCGCCGCCCGCACCCACCACACAGGCCGCGCCTGCCGCCACCAGCCTGACCCTCGCAGACGCCCTGGCCCGGCTCAGCAGCGCGCCCCAGGTGGTCCAGGCCAACCTGGCGCTCAGCCGTGCCCAGCGCGACCTCGACGCCGCGCAGGCGGGCCTGAGCCTGAATGTCACGGTGGGTGGCAACGCCAGTTACAGCAGCGCGGCAGCTTCGGCGGGAAGTACGGGTACCGGGAGTGGCGGCACCAGTGGCAGCGGCGGTTCTGGCGGTAGCGGCCTGAATGGCAGCCTCAATCTCAAGGCCACCGCCGGAGTCTTGCCCTGGGCCAGTAACCGCACGGCCCTGGCCGCCGCCCAGCGCTCACTGAACTACGCCAAGGCGGTGCGCCAGGAAAATATCAACACCGCCCGGTCGAACGTGGTGCAGCAGTACCAGAGCGCGTATCTGTCGCAGCTCGACCTTCAGGTCGCGGCCCAGAACCTTCAGAGCGCCCAGCAGACGCTCAGCGCCGTGCAACTTCAGCGCAGCCAGCAGAATGCCACCCAGGAAAGCGAGTTACAGGCCCAGGCCAGCCTCCAGACGGCCCAGGCCAGTCAGCAGGCGGCGAGAACAGCGCTCGACACGGCCCGCCGCTCGCTGTCGGCCACCCTCGGCACCGATCTGAGCGCCGCGACCTTTGGCAGCGCCCCCGACTTGCCCAGTAGCCTCGACGCGGCGGGCCTCACGGGGCTGGGCCTCGGCGACGTGAACGCGCTGGTGGCGCAGGCTATCGCCAACAGCTCCGACGTGGTGCAGGCCCAGAACACTCTGGCCTCGGCGCAGGACACGCTTGAGCAGCAGCAGCGCGACCGGAGCTTGCCGGACCTGACGCTGAGCGCCAACTATGGCCCCGGCGGCGGCGGTCTGGGCGCGGGCCTGAGCCTCAAGGACGGCACGGCGAATGTGGGCTACACCCAGCCGCTGAATGCCAACAGCGCCGCCAGTAGCCTCAGCCTCTCGGTCAGCGGCTCGTATACCATCTACGGCCCCGCCGCCAATGCCCAGATCGCCAGCACCCAGGCGCAGGTCTCGCAGGCTGAGCTGAGCCTGACGCTGGCCCGCCAGACTGCCGAACTCGGCGTGCGCCAGCAGTACGGCGACACCCTGACGGCGCTCGGCGCGGTGACGGCCAAGGTGACCTTGCAGCAGCGCGCCGACGTGGCCCTGCAAACCGCCCAGGCCAGGCTGGCGGCAGGCACTGGGACCCAGAACGACGTGACCAGCGCCCAGGCTGCCGACGCCCAGGCCCAGCGCGATACCCAGGCGGCCCGCACCGCCGCCGCCCTGAGCATCCTCAAACTTCAACTCGCCGCCGGAGGCCCCCAATGA
- a CDS encoding arginase: MLLSLDWDAYSGCRELVFDAPIWGSPDRESDRLAAWQRRALTRDQQVTGWAALNADFPLYPGWEAFGQYAGRPAFVAWSHAHAWEWLKQFPGREVLNIDSHHDLTSLSGDPAKVRPGNWAGLGLAAGLISHYEVQYPAWHGGMPVAEGFDLDRTRQELAAHLSRDVLARLTLTRADILCHGNTSPLPPKREVEALLLVQSPSWTSPAHDPAFLELASALGVQALSEPYLRPWPGV, encoded by the coding sequence ATGCTGCTGAGCCTCGACTGGGACGCCTACTCGGGCTGCCGCGAACTGGTCTTCGACGCGCCGATCTGGGGCAGCCCGGACCGCGAGTCGGACCGGCTGGCGGCCTGGCAGCGGCGCGCCCTCACGCGTGACCAGCAGGTGACGGGATGGGCCGCCCTGAACGCCGACTTCCCGCTGTATCCCGGCTGGGAAGCGTTCGGACAGTACGCGGGGCGGCCCGCCTTCGTGGCCTGGAGTCACGCCCACGCCTGGGAATGGTTAAAGCAGTTTCCGGGCCGCGAGGTGCTGAACATCGACAGTCACCACGACCTGACCTCGCTCAGCGGCGACCCGGCGAAGGTGCGCCCCGGCAACTGGGCGGGCCTGGGCCTGGCCGCCGGGCTGATCTCACACTACGAAGTCCAGTATCCGGCCTGGCACGGGGGCATGCCGGTGGCCGAGGGCTTTGATCTGGACCGCACCCGGCAGGAACTCGCCGCGCACCTGAGCCGTGATGTGCTGGCCCGCCTGACCCTGACCCGCGCCGACATCCTCTGCCACGGCAACACCTCCCCCCTCCCCCCGAAACGTGAAGTCGAGGCGCTGCTGCTGGTGCAGTCGCCGTCGTGGACGAGTCCGGCACACGATCCGGCCTTCCTCGAACTGGCCTCGGCGCTGGGGGTACAGGCGCTGAGTGAACCGTACCTGCGGCCCTGGCCGGGCGTTTAG
- the nrdE gene encoding class 1b ribonucleoside-diphosphate reductase subunit alpha, giving the protein MERWIELNNKVIAGNVVQPQHDKDALQVYFQEKVNPNTVFFHDLKEKIRYLTEHNLWDAGLFERYKPEEVRAVFERAYSYKFRFQSFMGASKFYNEYATMTPDRSRWLERYEDRMAITALARSESLEEALELVHHLVTQTFTPATPTLMNSGKANTGRLVSCFLLQDCTDNLDSITKTLSFVAELSKGGGGIGVEVSNLRARGESLRGIQNVTKGVLGVAKMLDNMLRYADQAGQRPGAGAIYLSVMHADFLDVLSAKKIASDEDSRLKTLSVGATIPDIFMEKARLGEDIFQFYPHSLWKETGQEFSDIDWTRDYQALADNANIRKKRVSARRVLEDIAVTQGESGYPYLLFEGNANRVNPVPNVGSIKMSNLCSEILQPTLPSYFHAYGQEAKDRIGLDVSCNLSSLVIEQTMHSGDIGRVVTAAIGLLDNVARSTSVTEVPAVKRANDEMRSIGLGAMGLHSFLAGKELIYGSPEALEFVDVFFAAVHYHARKASMQIARDTGFVFKGFEGSRYQSGEHFAQYLERDFVPQTAEVTALFEGHALPTRADWQQLVSDIQQHGLAHSFVMAVAPTGSISYVSHASASIMPITERVETRTSNKARTIYPMPHLSPETEWYYEEAYDMDQRRVLDTVATAQKHVDQGISCTLFVPSSTSTRALQAYYLYAYRLGIKTLYYTRMRKTNLEECLSCVV; this is encoded by the coding sequence ATGGAACGCTGGATTGAACTCAACAACAAAGTGATCGCCGGAAACGTGGTGCAGCCGCAGCATGACAAAGACGCCCTGCAAGTCTACTTTCAGGAGAAAGTCAACCCCAACACGGTCTTTTTTCATGACCTCAAAGAGAAGATCCGTTACCTGACCGAGCACAATTTGTGGGATGCCGGGCTGTTTGAGCGCTACAAACCGGAAGAAGTGCGGGCCGTATTCGAGCGGGCCTACAGCTACAAATTCCGCTTCCAGTCGTTCATGGGGGCCAGCAAGTTTTACAACGAGTACGCCACCATGACCCCGGACCGGAGCCGCTGGCTGGAGCGCTACGAGGACCGCATGGCGATCACCGCGCTGGCCCGCTCGGAAAGTCTGGAGGAGGCGCTGGAACTCGTTCACCACCTGGTGACGCAGACCTTTACGCCCGCCACGCCCACCCTGATGAACTCCGGCAAGGCCAACACCGGACGCCTGGTGAGCTGCTTTCTCCTCCAAGATTGCACCGATAACCTCGATTCCATCACCAAAACGCTGTCGTTTGTGGCTGAACTGAGCAAGGGCGGCGGCGGTATCGGGGTGGAAGTCAGCAACCTGCGGGCACGCGGCGAGAGTCTGCGCGGCATTCAGAATGTCACCAAGGGCGTGCTGGGCGTCGCCAAGATGCTCGACAACATGCTGCGCTACGCCGATCAGGCCGGACAGCGACCCGGAGCCGGGGCAATTTACCTCAGCGTCATGCACGCCGACTTTCTGGACGTGCTGAGCGCCAAGAAAATCGCTTCCGACGAGGATTCGCGCCTCAAGACCCTGAGCGTCGGCGCGACCATTCCCGATATTTTTATGGAAAAGGCGCGGCTGGGCGAGGACATCTTCCAGTTTTACCCGCACTCGCTGTGGAAGGAAACCGGACAGGAGTTCAGCGACATCGACTGGACCCGCGATTATCAGGCGCTGGCCGACAACGCCAACATCCGTAAGAAGCGCGTCTCGGCCCGCCGGGTGCTCGAAGACATCGCCGTGACCCAGGGCGAGAGCGGCTACCCCTACCTGCTGTTCGAGGGCAACGCCAACCGCGTCAACCCGGTTCCCAACGTCGGCAGCATCAAGATGAGCAACCTCTGCTCGGAGATCCTGCAGCCGACCCTGCCCAGCTACTTTCACGCCTACGGCCAGGAAGCCAAGGACCGCATCGGGCTGGACGTGTCGTGCAATCTGTCATCACTGGTGATCGAACAGACCATGCACAGCGGCGACATCGGGCGGGTGGTCACGGCGGCGATTGGCCTGCTCGACAACGTGGCCCGCTCGACCAGCGTGACCGAAGTGCCAGCCGTCAAGCGGGCCAACGACGAGATGCGCTCGATTGGGCTGGGCGCGATGGGCCTGCACTCGTTTCTGGCGGGCAAGGAACTGATCTACGGCAGCCCCGAGGCGCTGGAATTCGTGGACGTGTTCTTCGCGGCGGTGCATTACCACGCCCGCAAGGCCAGCATGCAGATTGCCCGCGACACCGGCTTCGTGTTCAAGGGGTTTGAAGGCAGCCGCTACCAGTCGGGCGAGCATTTTGCCCAGTACCTGGAGCGCGACTTCGTGCCGCAGACCGCCGAGGTCACGGCGCTGTTTGAAGGCCACGCGCTGCCGACCCGCGCCGACTGGCAGCAGCTCGTCAGCGACATTCAGCAGCACGGCCTGGCCCACTCGTTCGTGATGGCGGTTGCGCCCACCGGCAGCATCAGCTACGTGTCGCACGCGAGTGCCAGCATCATGCCGATCACCGAGCGCGTGGAAACCCGCACCAGCAACAAGGCCCGCACCATCTATCCGATGCCGCACCTATCGCCCGAGACCGAGTGGTACTACGAGGAAGCCTACGACATGGACCAGCGCCGGGTGCTGGACACCGTGGCCACCGCGCAAAAGCACGTGGATCAGGGCATCAGTTGTACTTTGTTCGTGCCGAGCAGCACCAGCACCCGCGCCCTGCAAGCCTATTACCTCTACGCTTACCGACTGGGCATCAAGACGCTGTATTACACCCGGATGCGGAAAACCAATCTAGAAGAGTGCCTGAGCTGCGTGGTCTAA
- a CDS encoding sensor histidine kinase, protein MKPTPSMAKSVPGLNAAPGTAPESETVRTWPWQRLSVSIIAAMLLMMVIMAMSMMAVSNYSLRQQFDNLPPEVRAQFNQGDPAGPSDAGDAGRKLAQGVTRSYFVLVPPQTSSTQASSGPDGSGMLNPPQRLSRVERVRRDLLSNLTWAVAISGVVAVLIGALLARVISRPVDEVSRVAQLVSGGDLSARARQWPGTSELVNLTRNFNRMAGSLDLLERERREMIADIAHELRTPLAVVQARLDAFEDGVLEPTPQELALVSMQIGLLTRLVGDLRTLSLAEAGRLPLQLAPLDLSALVLRVSQSFASKAQAADIHLALHVPPGELPTLADRDRLGQVLINLLDNALRYTPAGGQINVAARAQAGQAVLSVRDSGPGFPAGSEQQVFARFFRGDQSRTRDSGGTGLGLAIVSALVQAHGGVVVARNALSGGAEVEVRLPLHEEPPETGWSDLAALPG, encoded by the coding sequence GTGAAACCGACGCCCAGTATGGCCAAGAGCGTGCCGGGCCTCAACGCCGCGCCGGGAACGGCCCCGGAAAGCGAGACGGTGCGGACCTGGCCGTGGCAGCGGCTGTCGGTCAGCATCATCGCGGCCATGCTGCTGATGATGGTGATCATGGCGATGAGCATGATGGCTGTCTCGAACTACTCGCTGCGCCAGCAGTTCGACAACCTGCCGCCGGAAGTCCGCGCTCAGTTCAACCAGGGCGACCCGGCGGGGCCGAGCGATGCGGGCGACGCGGGCCGCAAGCTGGCTCAGGGCGTGACCCGGTCGTACTTCGTGCTGGTGCCGCCCCAGACGAGTAGCACTCAGGCCAGCAGCGGGCCGGACGGCTCCGGCATGCTCAACCCGCCGCAGCGCCTGAGCCGGGTCGAGCGCGTCCGGCGCGACCTGCTGAGCAACCTCACCTGGGCCGTGGCAATTTCCGGCGTGGTGGCAGTGCTGATCGGGGCGCTGCTGGCCCGGGTCATCTCGCGCCCGGTGGACGAGGTCTCCAGGGTGGCCCAGCTCGTCTCGGGCGGCGATCTCTCGGCGCGGGCCCGGCAGTGGCCCGGCACCTCCGAACTGGTCAACCTGACGCGCAACTTCAACCGCATGGCCGGAAGCCTCGATCTCTTGGAGCGCGAGCGCCGCGAGATGATTGCTGACATCGCCCACGAGCTGCGCACCCCGCTGGCGGTGGTGCAGGCCCGTCTCGACGCCTTCGAGGACGGGGTACTGGAACCCACGCCGCAGGAACTGGCGCTGGTCTCGATGCAGATCGGGCTGCTGACCCGGCTGGTGGGCGATTTGCGAACCCTGTCGCTGGCCGAGGCCGGGCGGCTGCCGCTGCAACTCGCGCCGCTCGACCTCTCGGCGCTGGTGCTGCGGGTCAGCCAGTCGTTTGCCAGCAAGGCGCAGGCGGCAGACATTCACTTGGCCCTGCACGTGCCGCCCGGCGAACTGCCCACCCTGGCTGACCGTGACCGGCTGGGGCAGGTGCTGATCAACTTGCTGGACAATGCCCTGCGCTACACCCCGGCGGGTGGCCAGATCAACGTCGCGGCGCGGGCACAGGCCGGTCAGGCGGTGCTGAGCGTGCGAGACTCCGGCCCCGGCTTTCCAGCGGGCAGTGAGCAGCAGGTGTTCGCCCGCTTCTTCCGGGGTGATCAGAGCCGCACCCGCGATTCGGGCGGCACCGGGCTGGGGCTGGCCATCGTCTCGGCGCTGGTGCAGGCCCACGGCGGCGTGGTGGTGGCCCGCAATGCCCTGTCCGGCGGCGCGGAGGTCGAGGTGCGTCTGCCGCTGCACGAGGAGCCGCCTGAGACCGGCTGGAGTGATCTGGCGGCGCTGCCGGGGTGA